Proteins from one Homalodisca vitripennis isolate AUS2020 chromosome 3, UT_GWSS_2.1, whole genome shotgun sequence genomic window:
- the LOC124358542 gene encoding matrix metalloproteinase-2-like, with amino-acid sequence MYYCTYLVIAATLVYANEDSVCYLKRYGYLENDNTTSLVDGEILKEAIETFQAKYNLTVDGSMNPETEAFMRSPRCGNKDNPLPYRILSNNTKWSRYRNSNFELVGQTAVRTVGVWAIHTNLVFYRSFYDSNIPISLDSLHVMYATRSSCPYKFDGRGSVLAHAFFPDVLKNQTDIHFDVDEDWDMGMNLPAPGKTSFFSVLVHEIGHALGLSHSSQRDSVMYPYYEIPPNITHMSELDLGKDDIYGIQYLYGYPVPSTTTTTTTTTTTTSRPPSDRGVSTNNLCDYKTKLQTVLIVNNKIFMFHNKKVWVVDMEETDREPSQFNRPKIITQWLPFLPHDFVNITAIYGRPNGEIVLFTRNQVYFIHYPSLKKIFESTVEAFLEYPNVEINAVVNGHTGLTYILASDLVFQVDE; translated from the coding sequence ATGTATTACTGCACGTATTTGGTTATTGCAGCCACCCTAGTTTATGCAAATGAAGACTCTGTGTGTTATTTGAAACGTTACGGATATTTAGAGAATGACAACACTACTTCGTTGGTAGACGGGGAAATCTTAAAGGAGGCGATAGAGACATTTCAAGCTAAATATAATCTCACAGTTGACGGGTCCATGAACCCTGAAACAGAAGCGTTTATGAGGAGCCCGCGATGCGGGAACAAAGACAATCCTTTGCCATATAGAATACTGAGCAACAACACCAAATGGAGTAGGTACCGAAATAGTAACTTTGAACTGGTTGGGCAAACCGCGGTTCGTACCGTTGGTGTTTGGGCGATACACACTAACCTCGTTTTTTATCGCTCTTTCTACGATTCCAACATTCCTATATCGTTGGATTCTCTCCACGTCATGTACGCTACCAGATCATCGTGTCCGTATAAGTTCGACGGCCGCGGATCGGTGTTGGCACACGCCTTTTTCCCAGACGTCTTGAAAAACCAGACTGATATTCATTTCGACGTCGACGAAGACTGGGACATGGGTATGAATCTCCCGGCACCTGGAAAAACATCGTTCTTCTCTGTTTTGGTTCACGAGATCGGTCACGCGTTGGGATTGAGTCACTCGTCACAACGGGACTCCGTGATGTATCCATACTACGAAATCCCACCAAACATCACACACATGTCTGAACTCGATCTCGGTAAGGACGATATTTACGGTATCCAATATCTCTACGGTTATCCCGTTCCTTCCACGACGACGACGACAACTACTACGACCACCACTACATCGCGACCACCTTCCGATAGAGGAGTTTCGACTAACAACTTGTGTGATTACAAAACCAAATTACAAACTGTTCTGATAGTCAATAACAAGATCTTCATGTTTCACAACAAGAAGGTATGGGTAGTAGATATGGAGGAAACAGATCGTGAGCCGTCACAGTTCAACCGACCCAAAATAATAACGCAGTGGTTACCATTTCTGCCGCACGACTTTGTAAACATAACTGCTATTTATGGACGGCCTAATGGTGAAATAGTTTTATTCACCAGAAATCAAGTGTATTTCATCCACTATCCtagtttaaaaaagatttttgaatCTACTGTTGAAGCGTTTCTCGAGTATCCGAACGTGGAGATAAACGCTGTGGTGAACGGTCATACAGGACTAACATACATTTTAGCCAGCGATCTCGTATTCCAAGTAGACGAGTGA